The following are encoded together in the Campylobacter devanensis genome:
- the rho gene encoding transcription termination factor Rho has product MENKETAQQSNQPTKKQHTRTHTPVDGYKIEELRLQDLDSLVAIAEEVGVQNPREFRRQELVFEILKAQTKQGGFILFTGILEIVEGGYGFLRSTDANLSDSANDTYVSLSQIKKFALRVGDIITGQVREPREQEKYYALLKIEAINYKSIAEAKERPLFDNLTPLFPNQKIQLEYDPMKLTGRVLDLFTPIGKGQRGLIVAPPRTGKTELMKELAHGITRNHPEVELIVLLIDERPEEVTDMQRSVRGEVFSSTFDLPASNHVRVAELVIEKAKRLVEMGKDVVILLDSITRLARAYNTVTPSSGKVLSGGVDANALHKPKRFFGAARNIENGGSLTIVATALIDTGSRMDDVIFEEFKGTGNSEIILDRTISDRRIYPAVNILKSGTRKDELLQGSDDLGKIWAIRNIIATMDDIEALKFLYSKMLKTKNNKELLSIMNE; this is encoded by the coding sequence ATGGAAAATAAGGAAACTGCTCAACAATCAAACCAACCAACCAAAAAACAACACACACGCACACACACGCCAGTTGATGGCTATAAAATAGAAGAGTTAAGACTCCAAGACTTAGATAGCCTAGTAGCAATCGCCGAAGAAGTAGGCGTCCAAAACCCTAGAGAATTTCGCCGCCAAGAGCTAGTATTTGAAATTTTAAAAGCCCAAACCAAGCAAGGCGGATTTATCTTATTTACTGGAATTTTAGAGATAGTTGAGGGCGGATATGGCTTTTTACGCTCTACTGATGCGAATTTGAGTGATTCTGCTAATGATACATATGTTAGCCTAAGCCAGATTAAAAAATTCGCCCTAAGAGTCGGCGATATCATAACCGGACAAGTAAGAGAGCCAAGAGAACAAGAGAAATATTACGCTCTTTTAAAGATAGAAGCGATAAATTATAAATCCATAGCCGAAGCCAAAGAGCGCCCATTATTTGATAACCTAACTCCGCTATTTCCAAATCAAAAAATTCAATTAGAATATGATCCAATGAAGCTTACAGGTCGTGTGCTTGATCTTTTCACCCCGATAGGCAAGGGGCAAAGGGGACTTATAGTTGCCCCACCTAGAACAGGTAAAACTGAGCTTATGAAAGAGCTAGCTCACGGCATTACAAGAAATCATCCAGAAGTTGAGCTAATAGTGCTTTTAATAGATGAGAGGCCAGAAGAGGTTACAGATATGCAACGCAGTGTGCGTGGTGAGGTATTTAGCTCTACATTTGACTTACCAGCGTCAAATCATGTAAGGGTAGCCGAGTTGGTGATAGAAAAGGCTAAAAGGCTAGTAGAGATGGGAAAAGATGTTGTGATATTGCTTGATAGCATTACTCGCCTTGCTAGAGCGTATAACACAGTAACCCCAAGTAGCGGTAAGGTTTTAAGTGGTGGTGTGGATGCCAATGCCCTTCATAAACCAAAGAGATTTTTTGGTGCAGCTAGAAATATAGAAAATGGCGGAAGTCTAACGATAGTAGCGACTGCTTTGATCGATACAGGTTCTAGAATGGATGATGTGATATTTGAAGAGTTTAAAGGCACGGGTAATAGCGAAATTATCTTAGATCGCACCATTTCAGATCGTAGAATTTATCCAGCTGTAAATATACTCAAATCTGGCACTAGAAAAGATGAATTACTACAAGGTAGCGATGATTTAGGCAAAATTTGGGCTATACGAAATATTATAGCTACTATGGATGATATAGAGGCTCTTAAATTCCTATACTCTAAAATGTTAAAAACCAAAAACAATAAAGAGCTTTTAAGCATAATGAATGAATAA
- a CDS encoding dihydroorotase, producing the protein MKTLIKNGTIINANESKKANILIQDDKIISITTDEPSADIVIDANGKLVMPGLIDIHVHFRDPGFEYKDDIITGSQTAVAGGVTACCPMANTNPVNDNATITRDMIEKAKKRGLIDLMPIGAITKGMKGGGITEMGEMSEAGCVAFSDDGLPVSSSDVMRAALEYSAFHGSFIINHSQDCSLCRNGHMNEGLMSMKLGIKGMPREQEEIMISRDMLLAKLTGGHIHIAHVSSAWSLKLIETAKKEGINITCEVCPHHFTFDESELENYDTNYKMSPPLRTKADVEAMRDGLKNGVIDIICTDHAPHHNDEKQREFDKAPFGILGLQTLIPLTLNLVRDGVISLNKMVELTSLNPAKLLKLNDRGVIAEGYLADITIVDPDFEYLYDEKLNKSKSQNSPLLGKKLKGAAIKTIKSGRLVYDFPNVVA; encoded by the coding sequence ATGAAAACTTTAATAAAAAATGGAACAATAATCAATGCCAACGAGAGTAAAAAAGCAAATATATTAATACAAGATGATAAAATTATCTCTATTACCACAGATGAGCCATCTGCTGATATAGTAATAGATGCTAATGGCAAATTAGTTATGCCAGGATTAATTGATATCCATGTGCATTTTAGAGATCCAGGGTTTGAGTATAAAGATGATATTATTACTGGATCGCAAACTGCAGTAGCTGGTGGAGTAACTGCTTGTTGTCCAATGGCAAATACAAATCCTGTTAATGATAATGCTACAATAACTAGAGATATGATAGAAAAGGCTAAAAAACGAGGCCTAATAGATTTAATGCCAATTGGCGCTATAACCAAAGGAATGAAAGGCGGTGGAATTACTGAGATGGGCGAGATGAGCGAGGCTGGATGCGTGGCATTTAGCGATGATGGATTGCCTGTTAGCTCTAGCGATGTTATGAGAGCTGCGCTTGAGTATTCAGCGTTTCACGGCTCATTTATCATAAATCACTCTCAAGACTGCTCACTATGTAGAAATGGCCACATGAATGAAGGTCTAATGTCTATGAAACTAGGTATAAAAGGTATGCCAAGAGAACAAGAAGAGATAATGATAAGTCGTGATATGCTATTAGCTAAACTCACAGGTGGCCATATCCATATAGCTCATGTTAGTAGTGCATGGAGTTTAAAACTAATAGAAACAGCTAAAAAAGAGGGAATAAATATCACTTGTGAAGTCTGCCCGCACCACTTTACTTTTGATGAAAGTGAGCTAGAAAACTACGATACAAATTACAAAATGTCTCCACCACTTCGCACCAAAGCTGATGTAGAGGCTATGAGAGATGGATTAAAAAATGGCGTGATAGATATCATCTGTACTGACCACGCTCCACATCATAATGATGAAAAACAAAGAGAATTTGATAAGGCTCCATTTGGAATTTTAGGCCTTCAAACGCTCATTCCACTTACTTTAAATTTAGTTAGAGATGGGGTGATAAGCTTAAATAAGATGGTAGAGCTAACTAGCCTAAATCCAGCTAAACTACTAAAACTAAACGATAGAGGAGTTATCGCTGAGGGTTATTTGGCCGACATTACAATTGTCGATCCTGATTTTGAATATCTCTACGATGAAAAGCTAAACAAATCTAAATCACAAAACTCACCACTTCTAGGTAAAAAACTAAAAGGTGCTGCAATCAAAACTATAAAATCTGGAAGATTAGTATATGATTTTCCAAATGTGGTAGCGTGA
- the pseC gene encoding UDP-4-amino-4,6-dideoxy-N-acetyl-beta-L-altrosamine transaminase, producing MMVYSRQKIEDDDIQAVVEALKSDMLTCGNRVVDFESALCELTGAKYAVVMNSATSALHAGYIALGVGPGDEVITTPITFAATANAAIMCGARIKFADVLLNGNINPASIKELISDKTKVITAVDFGGYPVDMDAIKALIKEQDIKIIDDASHALGSSINGKMVGTLADATIFSFHAIKPITTFEGGALLTNDENIAKSARLTRSHGMVKKQAWNMDMVTLGYNYRLSDVACALGLSQIKKLDKFINRRYEIAKIYDDAFKNSKYLKTIDIPDNIRSARHLYPVLLNSNLWCVKEDIYNELHAMGIGVQVHYKPTYQFSFYKNLYGEMRLDGAEDFYRAELSLPCHQMMSDDEARVVISSLNQMLEKYSIGCGI from the coding sequence ATGATGGTTTATAGCAGACAAAAAATAGAAGATGATGATATACAAGCCGTGGTAGAAGCGCTAAAAAGCGATATGCTAACTTGTGGAAATCGTGTGGTGGATTTTGAGAGTGCTTTGTGCGAGCTTACTGGGGCGAAATATGCTGTGGTGATGAACTCAGCCACTTCGGCACTTCACGCTGGATATATCGCACTTGGTGTAGGACCTGGCGATGAAGTTATCACCACTCCTATAACCTTCGCAGCCACCGCAAATGCGGCTATAATGTGTGGTGCTAGGATTAAATTTGCTGATGTACTCTTAAATGGTAATATAAATCCAGCCTCTATAAAAGAGTTAATAAGCGATAAAACCAAGGTTATAACCGCTGTGGATTTTGGTGGGTATCCAGTAGATATGGATGCTATCAAAGCGTTAATAAAAGAGCAAGATATTAAAATTATTGATGATGCTAGTCACGCTTTGGGTAGTAGTATTAATGGCAAGATGGTTGGCACTTTGGCTGATGCTACGATTTTTAGCTTTCATGCGATTAAGCCTATTACGACTTTTGAGGGTGGGGCTTTGCTAACTAATGATGAAAATATCGCTAAATCTGCTAGACTCACACGCTCACATGGTATGGTAAAAAAACAGGCTTGGAATATGGATATGGTAACTCTAGGCTATAATTACCGCTTAAGCGATGTGGCGTGTGCTTTGGGGCTAAGCCAAATCAAAAAGCTTGATAAATTTATAAATAGGCGTTATGAGATTGCTAAGATATATGATGATGCCTTTAAAAACTCAAAATATCTAAAAACGATAGATATCCCAGATAATATAAGAAGTGCCAGGCATCTATATCCGGTGCTTTTAAACTCGAATTTATGGTGCGTAAAAGAGGATATCTATAACGAACTTCACGCTATGGGCATTGGGGTACAAGTGCATTATAAGCCAACTTATCAATTTAGCTTTTATAAAAATTTATATGGCGAGATGAGATTAGATGGTGCTGAGGATTTTTATAGAGCTGAGCTTAGTCTGCCGTGCCATCAGATGATGAGCGATGATGAAGCAAGAGTGGTTATATCAAGCTTAAATCAAATGTTAGAAAAATATAGCATTGGGTGTGGGATTTGA
- a CDS encoding type II secretion system protein: MRSAFTMIELVFVIVVLGILASIAVPRLVATKDDASAVTSATLLKDTIVQLTAYYTINGKLPAGELKSQSNLENLAPTYKKSLDKNEAWTSCLNITLASDTISVDDASNSSEPLCKTLVKIPAVKEWIDNDITLSSSGIFN, translated from the coding sequence ATGAGAAGCGCATTTACAATGATTGAGCTAGTCTTTGTCATTGTGGTGCTTGGCATTTTAGCTAGTATCGCAGTACCTAGGCTAGTTGCTACTAAGGATGATGCAAGTGCTGTAACATCAGCTACTTTACTAAAAGATACCATCGTCCAGCTTACTGCATATTACACTATAAATGGCAAACTACCAGCTGGTGAATTAAAATCTCAAAGCAATCTAGAAAATCTCGCTCCAACATATAAAAAATCACTAGATAAAAACGAAGCTTGGACAAGTTGCCTAAATATCACGCTCGCAAGCGATACTATTAGTGTTGATGATGCTAGTAATTCAAGCGAGCCATTATGCAAAACTTTAGTTAAAATCCCAGCTGTTAAAGAGTGGATAGATAATGATATCACCCTAAGCAGTAGCGGAATATTTAATTAA
- a CDS encoding aspartate carbamoyltransferase catalytic subunit, whose translation MAYSKKDLISTKDLTTEDIYQILNLAKDYKNLNLQNEKKSPLLKGVTVVNSFFENSTRTRTSFEIAAKRLSSDAINFTASNSSTNKGETLIDTIKNIESMQTDIFIMRHSSSGAAQFVASRTPSCVINAGDGCNEHPTQALLDLFTIHEKFGSFNNLTVSIIGDIAHSRVARSNIYAMQTLGIKVKLFGPPQMMQYTKVFGCEICKDMDEAVSGSDAIIMLRIQLERSDDETPFPSIREYCRYFGLSKTRMQKAKENVIILHPGPINRGVELNSDVADDPRISTILSQVENGVAVRMAILDIVYKNLKGL comes from the coding sequence ATGGCATACTCCAAAAAGGATCTCATCTCTACAAAAGATCTTACCACCGAGGATATATATCAAATTTTAAACCTAGCTAAAGATTATAAAAATCTAAATTTACAAAATGAGAAAAAGTCTCCACTTCTAAAAGGCGTAACGGTTGTAAATTCATTTTTCGAAAACTCCACTAGAACTCGCACAAGCTTTGAAATTGCGGCCAAAAGGCTATCTAGCGATGCTATAAATTTCACTGCTAGTAACTCAAGCACCAATAAAGGCGAAACCCTAATAGATACAATCAAAAATATAGAATCTATGCAAACAGATATCTTTATAATGCGTCATAGTAGTTCAGGTGCAGCACAATTTGTCGCTTCTCGCACTCCTAGCTGTGTGATAAATGCAGGAGATGGTTGCAATGAGCATCCTACTCAAGCGTTATTAGATCTCTTTACAATACATGAAAAATTTGGCTCATTTAATAATCTTACAGTTTCAATCATTGGTGATATAGCTCACTCTAGGGTAGCTAGATCAAATATCTATGCTATGCAAACATTAGGTATAAAAGTTAAGCTATTTGGCCCACCCCAAATGATGCAATATACTAAGGTGTTTGGTTGTGAAATTTGCAAAGATATGGATGAGGCAGTAAGTGGAAGCGATGCTATTATAATGCTTAGAATTCAGCTAGAAAGAAGCGATGATGAGACTCCATTTCCAAGCATTAGAGAGTATTGCAGATATTTTGGACTAAGCAAAACTAGAATGCAAAAAGCAAAAGAAAATGTAATAATCCTCCATCCAGGACCAATCAATCGTGGCGTAGAGTTAAATAGCGATGTAGCTGATGACCCACGCATATCTACAATCTTATCACAAGTAGAAAATGGCGTAGCTGTGCGTATGGCTATATTAGATATAGTTTATAAAAATCTAAAAGGGCTATAA
- a CDS encoding ComF family protein, producing the protein MRCVKCAKISLKLICKDCQKILSEYQQGCRLVDGFKVYYFYKYSDIKEILSTKHHLCGSFAISNLARLSLTKFASEFSFGSKVLVIPLDDNTKSGYSHTAILAKALSNSELSPLYRALRATNSVKYAGKSLEFRRKNPRQFKLLKQIKYPVILVDDIITTGSSMLEAQKLLKRAGVRVLFGLVLADARE; encoded by the coding sequence ATGCGATGTGTGAAATGTGCTAAAATATCGCTTAAATTGATATGTAAAGATTGCCAAAAGATACTTAGTGAGTATCAGCAAGGTTGTAGGCTAGTAGATGGATTTAAGGTATATTATTTTTATAAATATAGTGATATAAAAGAGATTTTATCTACTAAGCATCATCTTTGTGGTTCATTTGCGATTTCGAATTTGGCTCGTTTGAGCCTAACCAAATTCGCTAGTGAGTTTAGCTTTGGGAGCAAGGTTTTAGTAATTCCGCTTGATGATAATACAAAAAGCGGATATTCTCATACTGCTATCCTAGCCAAGGCTTTATCAAATTCAGAATTATCACCGCTTTATAGGGCATTGCGTGCTACAAATAGCGTGAAATATGCTGGAAAATCTTTGGAGTTTCGTCGCAAAAATCCACGGCAATTCAAGCTTTTAAAGCAGATTAAATATCCTGTAATCTTAGTAGATGATATAATCACCACCGGCTCTAGTATGCTAGAGGCTCAAAAGCTCTTAAAAAGAGCCGGAGTTAGGGTGCTTTTTGGCCTAGTTTTAGCCGATGCTAGGGAGTAG
- the dcd gene encoding dCTP deaminase: MGLKSDKWIRQMSLEHKMITPFCEENIGRGVVSYGLSSYGYDIRVGNEFKIFTNVGGTVVDPKNFDEKNVVDFIGDICIVPPNSFALARTVEYFIMPRDTLAICLGKSTYARCGIIVNVTPFEPGFEGHITIEISNTTPLPAKIYANEGIAQVLFLQGDEICETSYADKNGKYQSQTGITLPRILQ; the protein is encoded by the coding sequence ATGGGTTTAAAAAGTGATAAATGGATACGCCAAATGAGCTTAGAACACAAGATGATAACTCCATTTTGTGAAGAGAATATCGGTCGTGGCGTTGTCAGCTATGGGCTTTCTAGTTATGGATATGATATTAGGGTTGGAAATGAATTTAAAATCTTTACAAATGTAGGTGGTACAGTTGTAGACCCTAAAAATTTTGATGAGAAAAATGTAGTTGATTTCATCGGTGATATCTGTATTGTGCCACCAAATTCATTTGCCTTAGCTAGGACGGTGGAGTATTTCATAATGCCTAGAGATACCCTAGCTATATGCCTTGGCAAAAGTACATACGCAAGGTGTGGGATAATAGTCAATGTAACGCCATTTGAGCCTGGATTTGAAGGACATATCACAATTGAAATTTCAAATACAACCCCACTTCCAGCTAAAATTTACGCAAATGAGGGGATAGCTCAGGTGCTATTTTTACAAGGGGATGAGATTTGTGAAACTAGCTACGCTGACAAAAATGGCAAATATCAATCCCAAACTGGCATAACCCTACCAAGAATACTACAATAA
- the lepA gene encoding translation elongation factor 4 encodes MENIRNFSIIAHIDHGKSTLADRIITECGAVDERSMSSQVMDTMDIEKERGITIKAQSVRLGYTLDGEHYILNLIDTPGHVDFSYEVSRSLASCEGALLVVDASQGVEAQTIANVYIALENNLEIIPVINKIDLPAADPDRVKNEIEHVIGLDCSEALEVSAKSGVGIKELIETIIRKIPPPKADLNLPLKALIYDSWFDNYLGALALVRLYDGSLKKGDEVYVMGTDKRHIVLDLMYPNPVSPIKTNELKAGEVGIVVLGLKDVASVSVGDTITLAKNRAAEPIGGFEKAKPFVFAGLYPIDTDKFEDLRDALDKLKLNDSSISYEPETSAALGFGFRVGFLGLLHMEVVKERLEREFNLDLIATAPTVTYQVVCTDGATINIQNPSELPPVNKIEHIKEPYVKATIITPSEFLGNIITLLSSRRAIQTKMDYITTSRVLLEYDIPMNEIVMDFYDKLKSATKGYASFDYEPSEYRIGKLVKLDIKVAGETVDALSIIVPEEKAMSKGRDFVKAMKEIVPRQLFEVAIQASIGSKIIARETVKSMGKNVTAKCYGGDITRKRKLLEKQKEGKKRMKAIGKVTLPSEAFLSVLKID; translated from the coding sequence ATGGAAAATATAAGAAATTTCAGCATCATAGCCCATATAGATCATGGTAAAAGCACGCTAGCAGATCGCATTATAACAGAGTGTGGCGCTGTTGATGAGAGATCTATGAGCTCTCAAGTCATGGATACAATGGATATAGAAAAAGAGCGCGGAATCACTATAAAAGCGCAATCTGTAAGGCTTGGCTATACACTTGATGGCGAGCATTATATATTAAATTTGATTGATACCCCGGGACATGTGGATTTTAGCTATGAAGTTAGTAGGAGTTTGGCAAGTTGTGAAGGGGCTTTGCTAGTAGTAGATGCCTCTCAAGGAGTCGAGGCCCAGACAATAGCAAATGTATATATCGCACTTGAAAATAATCTTGAGATAATTCCAGTAATAAACAAAATAGATCTCCCAGCAGCCGATCCTGATAGAGTTAAAAATGAGATAGAGCATGTTATTGGGCTTGATTGCTCTGAGGCTTTAGAGGTGAGTGCTAAAAGTGGAGTTGGGATAAAAGAGCTAATAGAGACGATAATTCGCAAGATTCCACCACCAAAAGCGGATTTAAATTTGCCACTTAAAGCGCTTATTTATGATAGTTGGTTTGATAACTATCTAGGTGCTTTGGCTCTTGTGAGATTATATGATGGTAGCCTTAAAAAGGGTGATGAAGTCTATGTAATGGGAACTGATAAAAGGCATATTGTATTAGATCTGATGTATCCAAATCCTGTTTCGCCTATCAAGACTAATGAGCTAAAAGCTGGTGAGGTAGGCATAGTGGTTTTGGGGCTAAAAGATGTAGCCAGTGTCAGCGTAGGCGATACCATAACCCTAGCCAAAAATAGGGCCGCAGAGCCAATAGGTGGATTTGAAAAGGCCAAGCCATTTGTCTTTGCTGGATTATATCCTATTGATACGGATAAATTCGAAGATTTAAGAGATGCTTTAGATAAATTAAAATTAAATGACAGCTCTATAAGTTATGAGCCTGAAACTTCAGCGGCTCTTGGTTTTGGATTTAGGGTTGGATTTTTGGGTTTATTACATATGGAAGTTGTCAAAGAGAGATTAGAGCGTGAGTTTAATCTAGATTTGATAGCTACCGCACCGACAGTTACCTATCAAGTAGTATGCACCGATGGAGCTACCATAAATATCCAAAACCCAAGCGAACTACCACCAGTAAATAAAATAGAGCATATAAAAGAGCCATATGTCAAGGCTACTATCATCACGCCAAGCGAGTTTTTAGGTAATATCATAACTCTTTTAAGCTCACGCCGTGCTATTCAAACTAAGATGGATTATATCACCACTTCAAGGGTACTTTTGGAGTATGATATACCGATGAATGAGATAGTTATGGATTTTTATGATAAGCTCAAAAGCGCCACAAAAGGCTATGCGAGTTTTGATTATGAGCCAAGTGAGTATAGGATTGGCAAGTTAGTTAAGCTAGATATCAAAGTAGCAGGCGAGACCGTAGATGCTCTATCTATCATAGTACCTGAAGAAAAGGCTATGAGCAAGGGTAGGGATTTTGTCAAAGCGATGAAAGAGATAGTCCCAAGACAGCTATTTGAAGTGGCGATCCAAGCTAGTATAGGAAGCAAAATTATCGCTAGAGAAACGGTCAAATCAATGGGCAAAAATGTAACTGCTAAATGCTATGGTGGCGATATAACACGCAAAAGAAAACTTCTAGAAAAACAAAAAGAGGGTAAAAAGCGTATGAAAGCCATAGGCAAGGTTACCTTGCCTAGCGAGGCGTTTTTAAGCGTGCTTAAGATAGATTAA
- a CDS encoding tautomerase family protein — translation MPYINIKVTKENGEPTTEQKAKLIEGVTELVSQILGRNRSSTIVVIDEIDMENYGLGAKSIKSIRESK, via the coding sequence ATGCCTTATATAAATATCAAAGTAACAAAAGAGAATGGAGAGCCTACAACGGAGCAAAAAGCGAAGTTGATAGAGGGCGTAACGGAGCTAGTAAGTCAAATTTTAGGTAGAAACAGATCTAGCACCATAGTAGTAATTGATGAGATAGATATGGAAAATTACGGCTTAGGTGCTAAAAGTATAAAATCTATAAGGGAGAGTAAATGA
- a CDS encoding DNA polymerase III subunit gamma/tau — protein MKALALKYRPKSFDELIGQDVVANTLSHALDSNRLGHAYLFSGLRGSGKTSSARIFAKALLCQKGISAHPCEVCPNCIMANENRHMDIIEMDAASHRKIDDIRELIEQTKYSPSSARFKIFIIDEVHMLTKEAFNALLKTLEEPPDYVKFILATTDPLKLPATVLSRTQHFRFHSIAKASVVKHLEFILNKEGIEFEPRALEVLARSGGGSLRDTLTLLDQAIIYSHEKLTHKVVVDMLGLLDPAKIDEIFAIINSKDKNNLLQLLNELQNYDSSSIIDELIEYLKYKFIHQNGDFSLLIFERFFRILSEAKAMLNNSADPEFVLFITLFMMLEAFNLTNIDDAISSLKSQSPNSNLSLNSVSNLTSQPTEQNHSNLTSVKPKSKNNYQLFVDAIYDKSYELGVIFDECVSFKGFKDNTLNLEFAMSDDQLILARKFYNDVILPSVRSIYGENSKLNVQKSEPKKQSPLSRAPMPPIIGQTTLNKQNPNSKPTDEPKGLEALKSSLSQEDMNLKELKRLFGEPQILSNS, from the coding sequence TTGAAAGCTTTAGCACTCAAATATCGCCCAAAGAGCTTTGATGAATTGATAGGTCAAGATGTGGTGGCAAATACGCTATCTCATGCCTTAGATTCTAATAGATTAGGCCATGCGTATCTATTTTCGGGGCTTAGAGGGAGTGGCAAAACTAGTAGCGCTAGGATTTTTGCTAAGGCTTTATTGTGTCAAAAGGGTATAAGCGCTCATCCGTGCGAAGTTTGCCCAAATTGTATAATGGCTAATGAAAATCGACATATGGATATCATAGAGATGGACGCAGCAAGTCATCGTAAAATTGATGATATCAGAGAGTTAATCGAGCAGACAAAATACTCACCAAGTAGTGCGAGATTTAAGATATTTATCATTGATGAGGTTCATATGCTAACCAAAGAGGCCTTTAATGCGCTTTTAAAGACGCTTGAAGAGCCACCTGATTATGTTAAATTTATTTTAGCGACTACTGATCCGCTGAAACTTCCAGCTACTGTTTTATCACGGACTCAACATTTTAGATTTCACTCTATTGCTAAGGCTAGTGTGGTGAAGCATTTGGAGTTTATATTAAATAAAGAAGGGATTGAATTTGAACCAAGAGCCTTAGAGGTCTTAGCTAGAAGTGGTGGTGGTAGCCTTAGAGATACTCTTACCTTACTTGATCAAGCTATTATCTACTCACACGAAAAGCTCACGCATAAGGTTGTTGTAGATATGTTAGGACTGCTTGATCCAGCTAAGATCGATGAGATATTTGCAATAATAAATTCAAAGGATAAAAATAATCTTTTACAGCTTTTAAATGAGCTTCAAAATTATGATTCTAGCTCAATAATTGATGAATTAATCGAGTATTTAAAGTATAAATTTATACACCAAAATGGCGACTTTTCACTTTTGATTTTTGAGAGATTTTTTAGGATATTAAGCGAAGCTAAAGCTATGCTAAATAACTCAGCCGATCCAGAATTTGTTTTATTTATCACATTATTTATGATGCTTGAGGCATTTAATCTTACAAATATTGATGATGCAATATCATCACTAAAATCTCAATCACCCAATTCAAATTTATCGCTAAATTCAGTGTCAAATTTAACCTCGCAGCCAACAGAGCAAAACCATTCTAATTTAACATCAGTTAAGCCAAAATCAAAAAATAACTATCAACTATTTGTTGATGCCATTTATGATAAAAGCTATGAACTAGGTGTAATTTTTGATGAGTGTGTGAGTTTTAAAGGGTTTAAAGATAACACTTTAAATCTTGAGTTTGCTATGAGTGATGATCAGCTAATTTTGGCTAGGAAATTTTATAATGATGTAATTTTACCATCTGTTCGTAGTATTTATGGAGAAAATAGCAAGCTAAATGTACAAAAAAGTGAACCAAAAAAGCAAAGCCCACTTAGCCGTGCTCCAATGCCACCAATAATAGGACAGACTACGCTAAATAAGCAAAATCCAAATTCAAAACCAACCGACGAGCCAAAAGGATTAGAGGCACTAAAATCATCGCTTAGCCAAGAGGATATGAATTTAAAAGAGTTAAAACGGCTGTTTGGCGAGCCGCAGATTTTATCAAATAGTTAG